The nucleotide window AGTTCACCAGTTTTTGGATATGAGACGGAATGAAACATATCCTGCAGCCTCTAGTATCGAGCACCTCGAGGCGAAAAAGTTCTCCGACTTCAGGCGGCAACACTGTTAAATGGATGCAATTGTTTAAGTAAAGCCCCTTGAGACATTTTAACTTCGCTAAAGATGATGGAAGTGATTCAATCCCAGTTCCATATAGATCCAAAACCAACAGTGTCTTCATATGCTCAAAGAAAGATTGTGGGATTTCAGTCAAATTTGGATTTCTCTGCAGTAATAGTGACAAAAGTGTGCTACAATCCGGGCTATCAGGCAAGTCTCGTAACTTGTCGATCATGGCAATCCTCTTAGATTGTTGCCAATCATTTTCTTCTAAGAAATCCGATGAATCTTCACTCATTCCGGTGAAAAACTTACAATCCAGATCTTGCGACGAAATGTACAATGCGACCTGTCGAATGCTGTTGTTCATCGAAACGTAAATCATCCTTTCGCCTTTCTCTAGCAATGATACATTAGTCAAATGCTTCAATGTGTCGTACCCTTCGTCGCGTGCATCCTGGAATCTCCTCCGCTCAGTAGTGCCGCCAACAAGTCCTTCGGCAGCCCAACACTCAAGTAAATAGTCAGTATAAATCTTACTCTCAGCTGGATACAATGCACCATATAAGAAGCATTTTCTTTTCTGATCATCTTTTAGTTGATCATAACAGAACTTCAAGAATGAATGCAGTTCCGTTAAGCCAGGGATCTCGATCTCGGGCCATTTTTGTAGGTCTTTTAATCCTTTCCTCCATTCAGAAACACTATCTTTTGACTTGAAAGCGCCTGCAATTGTCTTGATCAGAAGTGGAAGTCGATCACATTCTTTAGCTACAAGCCGAGCAATCGGTTCGATGTCAGGAAGATCTATAACATCACTTACCATCTGCTGAAACATCATCCATGCCTCATTTGGTGACAGAGGTCGAACCTCGATCAATCTATCTGCCAGCGAAGAACAAACATGACGAAATTCAGTCGTAAACACCACTTTGCTACCATTATTGTTGTCTGGGATTCCAATATCTTCCAACTCAATTGAGTCCATCACCTCATCCAAAAGCAGCAAATACTTCTTGCCTTTCAACTCTTCCGATATCGTTCTCGCCACATCCTCGGGATGTACAACGTCTTCCGATTTTAACTTAAGTCGCCACGAAATATCCTCCTGCAACTTCTCTTCACTCCTTTCACTACAAACATTCGCCCAAATAACTATATCGAACATTTTGGCGATTTCTTCATGGTTATTCAAGTTCTTCATTATTGTTGTTTTCCCTACTCCTAATGTACCCCAAATACCAATACCTTTCAATCTATCATTTCTTAAAAGCTCCAATACTTGCTCCAATGGCCTCTGAAGACTAGGAAACCCTTTGATCTGAGGTGCATTCACCTTTAAAACAGGTTCAATCGGCTTATCAACCAAAAAACCTCCAAGAAACTTGCCTTCTTCCACAAGTTTCTGAATTTCTTCACATATTTTCTCCAATTTCCCACTATAATTCGATCGTCGCTTGAGATGAATGAACCGGTATGAAAGCTTTTGATCGTCTTGGTATCGATCTTCCAATATCTTTGCATTCTCAAGTGTCTTGTTAACACTGCGAAGCCACACATCGTAACTGCTAGTAGTTGTCTTCTTCATTTGATGTTTTTGGACTTCCTTCTCGTAATCATACCTCAAAGCCTGGAGCTTCACCGCTTCGTTTTTCAACTTTTCGTAATTTTTCTCCATGCTTTGCGATAAATTGACCTTGGTTCTAGCATAATTAGTTACATCTGCACCAGCCTGCGTTATGATTTCGGAGATGCAAGAAGCTAGTATGTTGTCTGCCATTGATCCTGCAACAGCAGCAacaagttcacatgtaaataaagTTAGAACCAAGAAAACTTTGTAGAACCACACCCGACCTGCAGACGCGTGCGAGACTGTCGAGTCAAAAAAGACAAAATCCTAGCAAATTGGATACGGGGTATCAAAGAAAGTATACAAGCAGATGGTTAGTGTATGTATGGATGACCATGTGTGGAGGCTAGATACCATAAACATCGTCCTGTATATAATTTTTTCGGAGACCGAGCTATCGTAAGTCTTACAGTTTTACCACATAAAAGCTACTGATGTTGGGCATAAAAGCATAGAATTATTTGACAATTGACATATAGTTATGTTTCAAAATATTCCCTGTAAATTTTGCAGACTAATGATGTAATTATGGCGACAACAACAGAAATTGCAAGCAATAGATTAGATCCTGAGAAAACAGAGGAAAATTTAGAACAGATTTGAGATAAGGATGATGCAACTAACCTGAGTATGCACAGGGCTCAACTATGGGAATCTATCGTAAGTTGTGGTCAGGGATGAAGCGAAGGAAGTGGATCATCAAAGAGAGTTGACTCAGAGGGACCGAAGCCTCTCACCAAGGAAAGAAACTTCCTTAATTTTATCAGTGGGTTATTCGGTAGGGGGCGAAATAGCAAGGAAGAAGGCGAGTGGGGACTGTTTAAAAGTCCTCAAAAGCCCCATTGGTTTCACACTAAGGGaccatttctttttctttatttttccttaAAAAGGGATGAGTATCTATCTCCATTGACTTCATATTAACTTGCCAAGGACAAGTATTATACAGTAAGGGTAATGCAATTACTACATGTATGTTTTGTACGATTATCAATGCAAGAGTCCCTGGTGGGCCTTCAGTCATCCCCATAGTCATAATTGAGGTGTGGGGACTTAGCATTGTGGGGCATAGGCTGTCGAGTGGCACAATGCAAAATTCCAGGTTCAGCTTCAGCATTTTATGGTTCAACCTGGGGAAGCCGTAGTAGTGAATTTTCTGTATGAAAGATTGAATTGTCATTGCTACGAGCAAGGCTTGATAATGGCAATTTACAGCTCCAAAAGTATTCCACAATACAATGACAAATTAACGAATAGGAACCTTCTTACTAGACTTTCTTTCACAGCACGTAATTCAATAAGGAAATGAGACAATATTCCTCTATATTTCACACCTCCATCTCCTTTTTAAGTTTGACAAAAGTTGCTATGACACAAAACAACCTTCAGAATATTACTCAGATCTTCAAGAACTATGAAAACTGAACACTGGACAAAGTTTAAATGGTAAACAATGTGCAAATCTAATTACAATCAATTGTAACTTTGAACTCTGTTACTCAGATCTTTGGCCCAGATAACATAGAGGGTAAAACTATTGAAGTAAATATTTCCATAGCTCTAATTCTTCATTCTGGTTACCTACAACATCAACTGAGTCCTCAAAAAGCTTCATCACTCCTTGCATATTCAATTTGAAAGCACCATGCAGCAAC belongs to Gossypium arboreum isolate Shixiya-1 chromosome 7, ASM2569848v2, whole genome shotgun sequence and includes:
- the LOC108469487 gene encoding disease resistance protein RPS2-like, which gives rise to MADNILASCISEIITQAGADVTNYARTKVNLSQSMEKNYEKLKNEAVKLQALRYDYEKEVQKHQMKKTTTSSYDVWLRSVNKTLENAKILEDRYQDDQKLSYRFIHLKRRSNYSGKLEKICEEIQKLVEEGKFLGGFLVDKPIEPVLKVNAPQIKGFPSLQRPLEQVLELLRNDRLKGIGIWGTLGVGKTTIMKNLNNHEEIAKMFDIVIWANVCSERSEEKLQEDISWRLKLKSEDVVHPEDVARTISEELKGKKYLLLLDEVMDSIELEDIGIPDNNNGSKVVFTTEFRHVCSSLADRLIEVRPLSPNEAWMMFQQMVSDVIDLPDIEPIARLVAKECDRLPLLIKTIAGAFKSKDSVSEWRKGLKDLQKWPEIEIPGLTELHSFLKFCYDQLKDDQKRKCFLYGALYPAESKIYTDYLLECWAAEGLVGGTTERRRFQDARDEGYDTLKHLTNVSLLEKGERMIYVSMNNSIRQVALYISSQDLDCKFFTGMSEDSSDFLEENDWQQSKRIAMIDKLRDLPDSPDCSTLLSLLLQRNPNLTEIPQSFFEHMKTLLVLDLYGTGIESLPSSLAKLKCLKGLYLNNCIHLTVLPPEVGELFRLEVLDTRGCRICFIPSHIQKLVNLRCLRVSYYKSSNPNGCHDMDIDCNVIPFLAKLEELMIDVRSYDHWCKEVADIMSHVATLKNLTTLRICFPKSEVLKTFMQHSPSWKDRQQLTSFRFFVGCRNQKRPQILEYFKYKIDRYLGYCQGNHGDNSIICDLLPETDALELVEHKDITSLLDFVNVASFNRIRGCLIEKCNKMTTIADGDMVEGGIILPKLEQLHLTNLQSLQTVFRGTLSTESLSKLHTIVVSSCPMLRKLFSHGVIQQLSKLQKLVIQSCIEMEELIDEQVSTVFPTLETLILIEMPKLRTLSVDMSLTWPSLKELQVYKCPELKSLPFDKDNVAKLKSIETEKVWWEALYWPENGVKEKLQLICNLR